The Felis catus isolate Fca126 chromosome X, F.catus_Fca126_mat1.0, whole genome shotgun sequence genome includes a region encoding these proteins:
- the LOC111558733 gene encoding melanoma-associated antigen D4 isoform X1, whose translation MAEGSYRMESETYNVEDMDEGSDEVGEEEMVEGNDYEEFGAFGGYGTLTSFDIRILRAFGSLGPGLRILSNEPWELENPMLARTLMEAFQLDPETLANEAAAHAVNVARAAASNRAARAAAAAARATYNQVVTNRPVATDQASGEDTQPMTYAAQAQAATPEATLAAPHISQMLVTSEMATPGAPAKSTQPQTGSQAQEAATEGPSAACGFSQAPCASEMDATRPKTAFLGQNDLFDFTQPAGVSGMAFSRSKRPAPAQEAATEGPSAASGVLQAAPAREGAATRPKTTKSGKALAKTRWVEPQNAVTAAAAKTKMATSIPEPEGAAAPAQHSAEPWVRMGGKRTKKSKHLDDEYESSEEEREPPAVPPTWRPSQPPMTVRAHMVPRPPMALRSQVPSRHVLCLPPRNVTLLQERANKLVKYLMIKDYKKIPIKRSDMMKDVIREYDEHFPEIIERATYTLEKKFGIHLKEIDKEEHLYILVCTRDSSARLLGKTKDTPRLSLLLVILGVIFMNGNRASEAVLWEALRKMGLRPGVRHPFLGDLRKLITEDFVKQKYLEYKKVPNSSPPEYEFLWGLRARHETSKMRVLRFIAQNQNRDPREWKAHFLEAVDDAFKTMDVDMAEEHARAQMRAQMNIGDEALIGRWSWDDIQVELLTWDEDGDFGDAWARIPFAFWARYHQYILNSNRANRRATWRAGVSSGTNGGASTSILDGPSTSSTIRTRNAARTSANFFSWIQQR comes from the exons atggCTGAGGGAAGCTACCGCATGGAATCAGAAACCTACAACGTTGAAGACATGGATGAGGGTAGCGATGAAGTCGGGGAGGAAGAGATGGTTGAAGGAAATGACTATGAAGAATTTGGTGCTTTTGGAGGCTATGGCACCCTCACCAGCTTTGACATCCGTATCCTCAGAGCCTTTGGGAGCTTGGGTCCAGGCCTTCGCATCTTATCG AATGAGCCCTGGGAACTGGAAAACCCTATGCTAGCTAGGACTCTGATGGAGGCATTTCAGCTGGATCCAGAAACACTTGCCAATGAGGCTGCTGCCCATGCTGTCAACGTAGCCCGCGCAGCCGCCTCCAATCGTGCTGCTAgggccgctgctgctgctgcccgtGCCACCTACAATCAGGTGGTCACTAACCGCCCAGTGGCCACAGACCAGGCTTCAGGAGAAGATACCCAGCCCATGACCTATGCGGCCCAGGCTCAGGCAGCCACCCCTGAGGCCACCCTTGCTGCTCCACACATCTCCCAGATGCTAGTCACCAGTGAGATGGCCACCCCAGGGGCTCCAGCAAAGTCCACACAGCCCCAGACAGGCTCCCAGGCCCAGGAGGCTGCTACTGAGGGTCCTAGTGCTGCCTGTGGTTTCTCTCAGGCTCCGTGTGCCAGTGAGATGGATGCCACCCGGCCCAAGACAGCCTTCCTGGGTCAGAACGATCTCTTTGATTTCACCCAGCCGGCAGGTGTCAGTGGCATGGCCTTCTCCCGCTCCAAGAGGCCCGCCCCGGCCCAAGAGGCTGCCACAGAGGGCCCCAGTGCTGCTTCCGGGGTGCTCCAGGCAGCACctgccagggagggggcagccaCCCGGCCCAAGACGACCAAATCTGGAAAGGCTCTCGCCAAGACCCGGTGGGTGGAGCCTCAGAATGCTGTGACAGCAGCTGCTGCCAAGACCAAGATGGCCACAAGCATCCCTGAGCCTGAGGGTGCAGCTGCCCctgcccagcacagtgctgagccctgggtcaggatGGGAGGCAAGAGGACCAAGAAG TCCAAGCACCTGGATGACGAATATGAGAGCAGCGAGGAGGAGAGAGAGCCTCCTGCGGTCCCACCGACCTGGAGACCATCGCAGCCTCCGATGACAGTGCGGGCTCATATGGTTCCCCGGCCACCGATGGCCCTGAGGTCCCAGGTACCCTCAAGACATGTCCTGTGCTTGCCACCCCGCAACGTGACCCTTCTGCAAGAGAGG gcaaATAAACTGGTGAAATATCTGATGATTAAGGACTACAAGAAGATTCCCATCAAGCGCTCAG ACATGATGAAGGATGTCATCCGAGAATACGACGAACATTTCCCTGAGATCATTGAACGAGCAACGTACACTCTGGAAAAG AAGTTTGGGATCCACCTGAAGGAAATTGACAAGGAAGAACACCTGTACATTCTCGTGTGCACACGTGATTCCTCAGCTCGTCTCCTGGGAAA GACCAAGGACACCCCCAGGCTGAGCCTCCTCTTGGTGATTCTGGGAGTCATTTTCATGAATGGCAACCGTGCCAGCGAGG CTGTCCTCTGGGAGGCACTACGCAAGATGGGACTGCGCCCTGG GGTGAGGCACCCATTCCTTGGCGATCTGAGGAAGCTCATTACAGAGGACTTTGTGAAGCAGAA GTACCTGGAATACAAGAAGGTCCCCAATAGCAGCCCACCCGAGTATGAGTTCCTCTGGGGCCTGCGAGCCCGCCACGAGACCAGCAAGATGAGGGTGCTGCGATTCATTGCCCAG AATCAGAACCGAGACCCCCGGGAGTGGAAGGCTCATTTCCTGGAGGCTGTGGATGATGCATTCAAGACGATGGATGTGGATATGGCTGAGGAGCATGCCAGGGCCCAGATGAGGGCCCAGATGAATATCGGGGACGAAGCTCTGATTGGACGGTGGAGCTGGGACGACATACAGGTGGAGCTCCTGACCTGGGATGAGGACGGAGATTTTGGCGATGCCTGGGCCAGGATTCCCTTCGCTTTCTGGGCCAGATACCATCAGTACATTCTGAATAGCAACCGTGCCAACAGGAGAGCCACTTGGAGGGCTGGTGTCAGCAGTG
- the LOC111558733 gene encoding melanoma-associated antigen D4 isoform X2, translating into MAEGSYRMESETYNVEDMDEGSDEVGEEEMVEGNDYEEFGAFGGYGTLTSFDIRILRAFGSLGPGLRILSNEPWELENPMLARTLMEAFQLDPETLANEAAAHAVNVARAAASNRAARAAAAAARATYNQVVTNRPVATDQASGEDTQPMTYAAQAQAATPEATLAAPHISQMLVTSEMATPGAPAKSTQPQTGSQAQEAATEGPSAACGFSQAPCASEMDATRPKTAFLGQNDLFDFTQPAGVSGMAFSRSKRPAPAQEAATEGPSAASGVLQAAPAREGAATRPKTTKSGKALAKTRWVEPQNAVTAAAAKTKMATSIPEPEGAAAPAQHSAEPWVRMGGKRTKKSKHLDDEYESSEEEREPPAVPPTWRPSQPPMTVRAHMVPRPPMALRSQVPSRHVLCLPPRNVTLLQERANKLVKYLMIKDYKKIPIKRSDMMKDVIREYDEHFPEIIERATYTLEKKFGIHLKEIDKEEHLYILVCTRDSSARLLGKTKDTPRLSLLLVILGVIFMNGNRASEAVLWEALRKMGLRPGVRHPFLGDLRKLITEDFVKQKYLEYKKVPNSSPPEYEFLWGLRARHETSKMRVLRFIAQNQNRDPREWKAHFLEAVDDAFKTMDVDMAEEHARAQMRAQMNIGDEALIGRWSWDDIQVELLTWDEDGDFGDAWARIPFAFWARYHQYILNSNRANRRATWRAGVSSGTNGGASTSILDGPSTSSTIRTRNAARTSANFFSWIQ; encoded by the exons atggCTGAGGGAAGCTACCGCATGGAATCAGAAACCTACAACGTTGAAGACATGGATGAGGGTAGCGATGAAGTCGGGGAGGAAGAGATGGTTGAAGGAAATGACTATGAAGAATTTGGTGCTTTTGGAGGCTATGGCACCCTCACCAGCTTTGACATCCGTATCCTCAGAGCCTTTGGGAGCTTGGGTCCAGGCCTTCGCATCTTATCG AATGAGCCCTGGGAACTGGAAAACCCTATGCTAGCTAGGACTCTGATGGAGGCATTTCAGCTGGATCCAGAAACACTTGCCAATGAGGCTGCTGCCCATGCTGTCAACGTAGCCCGCGCAGCCGCCTCCAATCGTGCTGCTAgggccgctgctgctgctgcccgtGCCACCTACAATCAGGTGGTCACTAACCGCCCAGTGGCCACAGACCAGGCTTCAGGAGAAGATACCCAGCCCATGACCTATGCGGCCCAGGCTCAGGCAGCCACCCCTGAGGCCACCCTTGCTGCTCCACACATCTCCCAGATGCTAGTCACCAGTGAGATGGCCACCCCAGGGGCTCCAGCAAAGTCCACACAGCCCCAGACAGGCTCCCAGGCCCAGGAGGCTGCTACTGAGGGTCCTAGTGCTGCCTGTGGTTTCTCTCAGGCTCCGTGTGCCAGTGAGATGGATGCCACCCGGCCCAAGACAGCCTTCCTGGGTCAGAACGATCTCTTTGATTTCACCCAGCCGGCAGGTGTCAGTGGCATGGCCTTCTCCCGCTCCAAGAGGCCCGCCCCGGCCCAAGAGGCTGCCACAGAGGGCCCCAGTGCTGCTTCCGGGGTGCTCCAGGCAGCACctgccagggagggggcagccaCCCGGCCCAAGACGACCAAATCTGGAAAGGCTCTCGCCAAGACCCGGTGGGTGGAGCCTCAGAATGCTGTGACAGCAGCTGCTGCCAAGACCAAGATGGCCACAAGCATCCCTGAGCCTGAGGGTGCAGCTGCCCctgcccagcacagtgctgagccctgggtcaggatGGGAGGCAAGAGGACCAAGAAG TCCAAGCACCTGGATGACGAATATGAGAGCAGCGAGGAGGAGAGAGAGCCTCCTGCGGTCCCACCGACCTGGAGACCATCGCAGCCTCCGATGACAGTGCGGGCTCATATGGTTCCCCGGCCACCGATGGCCCTGAGGTCCCAGGTACCCTCAAGACATGTCCTGTGCTTGCCACCCCGCAACGTGACCCTTCTGCAAGAGAGG gcaaATAAACTGGTGAAATATCTGATGATTAAGGACTACAAGAAGATTCCCATCAAGCGCTCAG ACATGATGAAGGATGTCATCCGAGAATACGACGAACATTTCCCTGAGATCATTGAACGAGCAACGTACACTCTGGAAAAG AAGTTTGGGATCCACCTGAAGGAAATTGACAAGGAAGAACACCTGTACATTCTCGTGTGCACACGTGATTCCTCAGCTCGTCTCCTGGGAAA GACCAAGGACACCCCCAGGCTGAGCCTCCTCTTGGTGATTCTGGGAGTCATTTTCATGAATGGCAACCGTGCCAGCGAGG CTGTCCTCTGGGAGGCACTACGCAAGATGGGACTGCGCCCTGG GGTGAGGCACCCATTCCTTGGCGATCTGAGGAAGCTCATTACAGAGGACTTTGTGAAGCAGAA GTACCTGGAATACAAGAAGGTCCCCAATAGCAGCCCACCCGAGTATGAGTTCCTCTGGGGCCTGCGAGCCCGCCACGAGACCAGCAAGATGAGGGTGCTGCGATTCATTGCCCAG AATCAGAACCGAGACCCCCGGGAGTGGAAGGCTCATTTCCTGGAGGCTGTGGATGATGCATTCAAGACGATGGATGTGGATATGGCTGAGGAGCATGCCAGGGCCCAGATGAGGGCCCAGATGAATATCGGGGACGAAGCTCTGATTGGACGGTGGAGCTGGGACGACATACAGGTGGAGCTCCTGACCTGGGATGAGGACGGAGATTTTGGCGATGCCTGGGCCAGGATTCCCTTCGCTTTCTGGGCCAGATACCATCAGTACATTCTGAATAGCAACCGTGCCAACAGGAGAGCCACTTGGAGGGCTGGTGTCAGCAGTG